Proteins co-encoded in one Neofelis nebulosa isolate mNeoNeb1 chromosome 2, mNeoNeb1.pri, whole genome shotgun sequence genomic window:
- the PDPN gene encoding podoplanin isoform X1 — protein sequence MWKVPVLLLVLGSAWLWIPAEGASTVRPEDDIMTPGVEDGMVTLGAEDNVVTTGAGADPEESTGPTGLVPTNTESITDFHIEDGPTQESTGHANEESQSTTTLNVVTSHSIEKIGEDTETTVEKDGLATVTLVGIIVGVLLAIGFIGGIIILVARKMSGRYSP from the exons ATGTGGAAGGTGCCGgttctactcttggttttgggaagCGCCTGGCTCTGGATCCCGGCAGAAGGAG cTAGCACGGTCCGGCCAGAAGATGACATTATGACACCAGGTGTGGAAGATGGCATGGTGACCCTAGGTGCAGAAGACAATGTGGTGACCACAGGTGCCGGTGCAGACCCTGAGGAGTCTACTGGCCCGACAGGTCTG GTGCCAACAAATACAGAGAGTATAACAGACTTTCACATAGAGGATGGGCCAACTCAAGAAAGTACAGGCCATGCCAATGAAGAAAGCCAGAGCACTACAACCTTGAATGTGGTGACCAGTCACTCCATAG agaaaataggtgaagacacagagacaacAGTTGAGAAAG ATGGCCTGGCGACAGTGACCCTGGTTGGAATCATAGTTGGAGTCTTACTAGCCATTGGATTCATTGGTGGGATCATCATTTTGGTTGCTCGAAAAATGTCAGGAAGGTACTC GCCCTAA
- the PDPN gene encoding podoplanin isoform X2: protein MWKVPVLLLVLGSAWLWIPAEGASTVRPEDDIMTPGVEDGMVTLGAEDNVVTTGAGADPEESTGPTGLVPTNTESITDFHIEDGPTQESTGHANEESQSTTTLNVVTSHSIEKIGEDTETTVEKDGLATVTLVGIIVGVLLAIGFIGGIIILVARKMSGRP, encoded by the exons ATGTGGAAGGTGCCGgttctactcttggttttgggaagCGCCTGGCTCTGGATCCCGGCAGAAGGAG cTAGCACGGTCCGGCCAGAAGATGACATTATGACACCAGGTGTGGAAGATGGCATGGTGACCCTAGGTGCAGAAGACAATGTGGTGACCACAGGTGCCGGTGCAGACCCTGAGGAGTCTACTGGCCCGACAGGTCTG GTGCCAACAAATACAGAGAGTATAACAGACTTTCACATAGAGGATGGGCCAACTCAAGAAAGTACAGGCCATGCCAATGAAGAAAGCCAGAGCACTACAACCTTGAATGTGGTGACCAGTCACTCCATAG agaaaataggtgaagacacagagacaacAGTTGAGAAAG ATGGCCTGGCGACAGTGACCCTGGTTGGAATCATAGTTGGAGTCTTACTAGCCATTGGATTCATTGGTGGGATCATCATTTTGGTTGCTCGAAAAATGTCAGGAAG GCCCTAA